The DNA sequence TGTGTGCGGATACCGATGATAGGAGAAACACGTTCCCTGAACCTTTCCAATTCGGTCGCTGTTGTACTCTATGAGGCATTGCGGCAGAATCAGTTTGACCACATGAAACTGGAAGGGGAATTGCACCGATTGAGCTGGGACGATTAGGAGAGAAACATGAACTTTATTGAAGCCAGAAAATTAGTACATGAATACATCAGACGAGATGAAGAGGGCAATGTAGAAGGAATCGATGTTGCATTGGATGGAGTTGACCTTGATATTAAAGAGGGCGAATTCATTGCAGTGTTAGGACACAATGGTTCCGGAAAGTCTACCCTTGCCAAACATTTGAATGTTCTGTTGGAAGCCAGTGGCGGTACTCTGTGGGTAGATGGAAAAGATACAACGAAGGAAGAAAACCTCTGGGATATTCGAAAAAATGCAGGAATGGTCTTTCAGAATCCGGACAACCAGATTATTGCAAGTGTCGTAGAAGAAGACGTTGCTTTTGGTCCGGAAAATATCGGAGTTCCTACGGATGAAATATGGAAAAGAGTAGAAAATAGTTTGAAGTCGGTAGGCATGATTCAGTATCGGGAACATTCGCCAAATAAGCTTTCTGGTGGTCAGAAACAGCGGGTTGCTATTGCCGGAGTTATGGCAATGGAGCCAAAGTGTATTGTGTTGGACGAGCCTACTGCTATGCTTGACCCGAACGGGCGAAAAGAAGTGCTGGATGCCGTAGAACGTCTAAATAAAGAAAAGGGCGTTACCGTTATACTAATTACTCATTATATGGAAGAAGTCATTCGGGCGAATCGTGTCTATGTGATGGATAAAGGAAAAGTGGTAATGCAGGGAACACCTAGAAATATTTTTTCACAGGTGGATACGCTGAAGTCCTATCGTCTGGATGTGCCGCAGATTACACTTTTGGCATATGAACTTCGTAAGGCTG is a window from the Roseburia sp. 499 genome containing:
- a CDS encoding energy-coupling factor transporter ATPase — encoded protein: MNFIEARKLVHEYIRRDEEGNVEGIDVALDGVDLDIKEGEFIAVLGHNGSGKSTLAKHLNVLLEASGGTLWVDGKDTTKEENLWDIRKNAGMVFQNPDNQIIASVVEEDVAFGPENIGVPTDEIWKRVENSLKSVGMIQYREHSPNKLSGGQKQRVAIAGVMAMEPKCIVLDEPTAMLDPNGRKEVLDAVERLNKEKGVTVILITHYMEEVIRANRVYVMDKGKVVMQGTPRNIFSQVDTLKSYRLDVPQITLLAYELRKAGMDIPEGILTRQELVDALCRLY